Part of the Methylovirgula sp. 4M-Z18 genome is shown below.
ATCATCTTGCCGTGATGCATCAGGATGCCGCGGTTGCAGGTGTGCTTGAGCAGCGTCTCGGAATGGGAGCCGAGCACCAGAATGCCGGCCCGCTCGACCATTTGCGAAATGCGCTGGTTGGCCTTTTCGAGAAAGGCCGTATCGCCCGCGCCGATGCCTTCGTCGATCAGCAGCACATCGGCCGAAATGGTCGTCGTGACGCCGAAGGCGAGGCGCGCCGACATGCCGGCCGAATAGGTGCGCATGGGTAGCTCGATGAAATCGCCGAGCTCGGCGAACTCGATGATCTCGTCGACGCGCGCCTCGATCTCGCGCGAGCGCATGCCAAGGGCGAGGCCGCGCAAATAGATATTCTCGCGCCCGGTCGCCTCCGTATCGAGGCCATAGCCCTGATCGAAAATGGCGCCGATCTTGCCTTCCACCTTCACCTGGCCCTGGCTCGGGTGATAGATGCCGGCCAGAACGCGCAAAAGGGTGCTCTTGCCCGAGCCGTTGTGGCCGATCAGGGCCACACGGTCGCCCTCGTTGAGCTCGAACGAGACATTGTCGAGCGCCAGCACGTTGGTGCGGCCCGCGCTGGCCATGATGCGGCCGCCGGTGCCGATCAGCGCCAGCGTGTTCTTGAGCGAGCGGGAATTGGAATTGAAGATCGGATATTCGACCCGGACCTTATCGACGACGATGCGGCTCATCTCTTTTCAGATCCTCACAGCCAATAGACGATGCGGCGGTAGGTTTTGCGGTAGCCGAGCAATGTGATCGTCCAGCCGATGACGGCCATGACGATGAGATAGATCCAAGTGGCCGTCGTCGGCAGCGTGCCAAGGCATGGGCTGCGCAGCACGTCCATCATACGGTAGAACGGGTTGGCCTGAACCAATAGGATCATCCAGCTCAAGCCGCGGTCCGCCAACTTGCTTTCGATCAGTTCGACTTTCCAGATGATCGGCGTGGCGAAATAGGCGAGTTGGACGACGCTGGAAATCACCGTGCCAAGATCGCGGAAGCGCGAGGAGACGCTGGCGATCGCCAGCCCCATCCACATGCCGTTGACGATCAGCAGGATGAAGGACGGCACAAGGCAGAGCAGGGACAGCCAAGTGTAATTGTGCCGATTCAGAGCAAGCTGGAGGATGATGAGCGGCACCACATTGTGGCCGAACAGAATGATCTGCTGCAGCACGAATTTGAAATAATGCGCGCTGAGCGGCAGGCGCACGTTCCTGGCGACGCCGGTCGAGCCGACGAAGGCCATCTGGCTGTCGGTGATGAAGCTGCTCATCAGCGTCCAGATGATCTGTCCCGCCGCGATATAGGGCAGGTAGTCGCGCAAGTCCTGCCCGAACAGCACCGCGAACAGGAAAGCCTGGCCGACGATGGTGATCGACATGGAAATCGTGATCCAGAACGGCCCCAAAACGGACCGCTTGTAGCGCTGCTTCACTTCGTGCCAAGCATAATGGGCCCAATATTCGACGTGCTTGACGCCGGCCGCAAGGTCCCGCATGCCGCCATCGCGGAGGGAATCAAAACTCATTTAGTCGAGGTCCATCACTGGTCGGACTGAAGGTCGAGGGAGCGAGGATGTCGGCCGAATGCCGATCCAAGTCAAGTCCCGCTTGCCTATACAAAGTGGCGGCAATCGGGCACAACCGCCTCATCTTTTAGGTTCATGGAACCGATTATGGGCTTTTTGCGTATTTATCTGCGCGTCTTGGGCTTGCTGCGGCCGGTCGCCCCCCTGGCCGTGGTGCTGGTGCTCGCCAATCTGGTCCTCACTGCCACGCAGTTCGCTGTTCCGGCTTTGTTCGGTGCTATCGTGAACCAGATTACGGCGGCGCAGGTCGCTGGCGCGCCCATCGGCTGGTCCGACCTTCTGCCGAAAATCCTTGCCTGGGCCGGCGCCGGCCTTTTCACCATCGCCGCCGGCGTCCTCGTCGCCATGCATGCCGACCGCCTCGCGCATCGGCGCCGCCTC
Proteins encoded:
- a CDS encoding ABC transporter permease; its protein translation is MSFDSLRDGGMRDLAAGVKHVEYWAHYAWHEVKQRYKRSVLGPFWITISMSITIVGQAFLFAVLFGQDLRDYLPYIAAGQIIWTLMSSFITDSQMAFVGSTGVARNVRLPLSAHYFKFVLQQIILFGHNVVPLIILQLALNRHNYTWLSLLCLVPSFILLIVNGMWMGLAIASVSSRFRDLGTVISSVVQLAYFATPIIWKVELIESKLADRGLSWMILLVQANPFYRMMDVLRSPCLGTLPTTATWIYLIVMAVIGWTITLLGYRKTYRRIVYWL
- a CDS encoding ABC transporter ATP-binding protein; its protein translation is MSRIVVDKVRVEYPIFNSNSRSLKNTLALIGTGGRIMASAGRTNVLALDNVSFELNEGDRVALIGHNGSGKSTLLRVLAGIYHPSQGQVKVEGKIGAIFDQGYGLDTEATGRENIYLRGLALGMRSREIEARVDEIIEFAELGDFIELPMRTYSAGMSARLAFGVTTTISADVLLIDEGIGAGDTAFLEKANQRISQMVERAGILVLGSHSETLLKHTCNRGILMHHGKMIMNGPLDEVLDCYHGGMPALNAVAAEQEAAK